The Anoplolepis gracilipes chromosome 17, ASM4749672v1, whole genome shotgun sequence genome window below encodes:
- the LOC140675018 gene encoding uncharacterized protein isoform X5 gives MGKVKKRPELLHCGKSRNILRNLMLRDFGLHTTHKTSTRELEPIAEANLVLRDHKELKCSLPGVPRATFLMVFSPDGTMVASTHGNHNVYITEISTGRNIRILSGHPRTPWCIAFHPSSSQILASGCLGGQVRVWDLSGGSEIWNADSHTVIASLAFHPFKRLLVIATYNEIHFWDWSKSQPFAVAATKTDKEKVRYVAFDNLGRKLITGIANTPQVQPQWDRAPVGQLLRTSLMNFERNFRSQPRQSLPDIELSPWHLWNHGSYGRGSTDSHTLDRTSRAYLFMRRGHEMSSFSRFTNHQFRNGTGRQEEARFQRRRNLSEELNQTNEATSSPNVTRNPPRPPSNPVNADNIENISDDSNDDDFPSTSSLRSRDREPNATNASHFRDTLYERWNNVFEDDRLHGRRDPERRINLCYRNLVDQYVTLVRRYFNISRNRDTIDRGTDPMDMPETSANSEESNNNRNESSAATESSIRRLRNELNSSAQANNSNLERHLQRYQRLLVERCEQEEIGTTLHNLREALNAAAENNSSCLVRLQRLRERLQRQTTTLFEYSNNRNTRLQLLRNALNDEIEALNNMEAQFTNTSSRIERLRDDFAMYGFLPRNRHIATDPSQVNLSDAEWRALTPNDGQLPSTSSASSMLSSRIHDDLHSESSAFPSTSDVRENEENNTVWPENASGTENTSNTLSRNTGRAIRRRFDATNTEDEPPRRRKLSSHSAFQPNVPKSTQRASSQNQEASASSSRVDETDRNNFPDNLNNESNGNNVQNNRTSRITQSSQETSRSQELNNRNSVRRVLWDAFQRNLHVDRVENNNTGQQVSLDDSENGYWLLEENSNSDSNLDDTNSNSNSNSRRWTSRWIQLDNSSRNSEYTNDVPNERTNPRSLSENGDQNFNDRHRDQRNHLLSPVSANPTRYEQPPLFPFRSLRENQSQRIEQNQIPSGSDSNNDAHSQMSNSGTVELTENVNDPIAVRIADTESDRENIRSTVMDRQQQQNQDQRNRDDANLDSSDIDPIILGADNIDPRESSLGVRQGIQLLSRHIDNMHRLCRARLEIVQLCQVRKMWEDLQRQIRSLHVTVRIERQNNDQTEAQRDNPGPSTSGASSSNESAKNFKKALLENYQRENNSESDRDARSYIDQSQPSTSRGIPDLDGNYEDESPSSGNRNIEESTTNISLSNLLPSDTELRRMQRLKLNEMLDGLYARLTSRCQNCDSHVTDVAPRAKNDDHTYANLTSDGDVQLPSMSSVVSNIGANSNLPAVTAITTTTEPLPSISSFVNSIDRASSSRSTQVSDTNANYTEMDDATANNNNNDNNNDNINADSLIQGSANQDGTNSAFASLESSANNCSRQRGKQKYLRRLKLLSLLRSHRGTRQNLRTQTNNPFRHCEHVRRPWNLRRNASQSSSSNNNDCLDADIDRTRSSNTSEYLQKMILRLETLVRQQRALARNSNNNRGSDGDNRRSETNRDNDNREMEEIREATRLRARQVLGLMVRSLIQFFEVTRSGNGSQSNVLYEQMYKLYVLLHLALELTDLLLAQLVITRRELESSQYRSFTTDLSVNNQNEEARSNSVDSSLQTENNRGNDNASRRNTDREWSIRNAPSTSSLESAEDLFSINRNRRFCLMAQQLKQLFRQRTQNSNNNLPENQSDPVVAAPNNDNGDDSNYDDNAQSEDNRHSTSEHALSAEVQSIVERIQSSSSIDNDEVRTGVENRIIDAAHNSRESRNFNDSYRRNYRNATVSEPAMRRRAYESRNSQERNTTLNESWRSYVSSSGDEQSSIRSSQQRPRWARQYARDTNSASFERRYGNSDANYLSAPNNRRFFGRGGASLRREFNVPELQVNSVPVNDFDFSGHLRRRDAPIMSPHMLPPYLINNFLHNNSDNRNNVRTNEPTVQPGVGWIGVPNNSRNRVLAFWRNRFGPVFIPRYSELTANGGSRSGEGAAGNPGGGNGSSSSSSGGGGGDGDGGGGDDGPGSAGGGGGGGNGEGGQEPGNDNDYLDIGITNYQIESIPVGMSFNSALEVQSYRVQAWDFSNGDIPDITDPDKNVVVRECKIHNDACIDISTDGKLLATLLPSGRINVTTMLGIYSLQWETLGERIYSTKIDQTVVSVSMSPTQQHLLVGLGRRVHIPARPFPMALIYKLKEKQLDDEKNVSSTDSTVESSYDSSDVEILDDNISTNTIPRRNNNNVASLVSSYRPNWRVRMRTELDIKRNRESMVLIRELLQSSRETSYINSLNCIRWAPQPGQGMIYATSTGQLNILQ, from the exons ATGGGGAAGGTTAAGAAGAGACCAGAATTGCTCCATTGTGGCAAATCACGCAATATATTGCGCAATTTAATGCTGAGAGATTTTGGATTACACACAACGCATAAAACTAGTACGCGTGAATTGGAGCCAATAGCTGAAGCGAACCTAGTACTAAGAGATCATAAAGAATtg aaatgtaGTTTACCTGGTGTTCCTAGAGCCACATTTTTGATGGTTTTCAGTCCTGATGG gaCTATGGTGGCATCTACACATGGAAATCACAATGTTTATATCACGGAAATTTCGACGGGAAGGAATATTAGAATTCTGTCTGGACATCCACGTACTCCGTGGTGCATAGCTTTCCATCCATCCTCCAGTCAGATTTTAGCGTCCGGCTGTTTGGGGGGTCAAGTTCGTGTATGGGATTTAAGC GGTGGTAGTGAAATTTGGAATGCTGATAGCCATACCGTTATCGCTTCTCTTGCGTTCCAtccatttaaaagattattggTTATAGCAACATACAATGAAATTCATTTTTGGGACTGGAGTAAGTCTCAACCTTTTGCTGTAGCTGCTACAAAGACTGACAAGGAAAAAGTGAG ataTGTAGCTTTTGACAATTTAGGAAGAAAACTAATCACAGGAATTGCAAATACGCCACAAGTTCAACCGCAATGGGATCGGGCTCCCGTAGGACAATTACTTCGAACTAGTTTAAT GAATTTTGAGAGGAATTTTAGGTCTCAGCCGCGACAAAGCCTCCCGGATATTGAGCTTTCACCTTGGCACTTGTGGAATCATGGTTCCTATGGAAGAGGGTCGACGGATAGTCACACTCTAGATAGAACTTCCCG TGCGTATCTGTTTATGCGCAGAGGTCACGAAATGTCCAGCTTCTCGCGATTCACCAATCATCAGTTCAGGAACGGTACAGGACGGCAGGAAGAGGCGCGATTTCAACGGCGACGTAATCTATCCGAAG AACTGAATCAGACTAACGAAGCTACATCTTCGCCGAATGTCACGAGAAATCCTCCTCGCCCGCCCAGCAATCCGGTGAATGCGGACAATATCGAGAACATATCGGACGACAGCAACGACGACGATTTTCCGAGCACCAGTTCCTTGAGGAGTCGTGATCGAGAACCCAACGCGACGAACGCTTCTCACTTTAGGGACACATTGTACGAGCGATGGAACAACGTGTTCGAGGATGATAGATTGCACGGAAGGAGAGATCCAGAGAGGAGGATCAATTTATGCTACAGAAATCTCGTCGATCAATATGTGACGCTCGTAAGACGTTACTTTAACATTTCCAGAAACAGAGATACG atCGATCGTGGCACAGACCCCATGGATATGCCAGAAACATCGGCTAATTCGGAAGAATCTAATAATAACAGAAACGAATCGTCGGCGGCAACTGAATCATCCATACGAAGATTAAGAAACGAATTGAATTCCAGCGCTCAAGCTAATAACAGCAATCTGGAGAGGCATCTACAACGATATCAGCGATTATTGGTGGAACGTTGTGAGCAGGAAGAGATCGGAACCACCCTTCATAATTTGAGGGAGGCTCTGAATGCCGCTGCCGAGAATAACAGTTCGTGCCTGGTGCGATTGCAGAGATTGCGAGAGAGATTGCAACGGCAGACGACAACTTTATTCGAGTATTCCAACAACCGTAATACTCGCCTCCAGTTACTTCGCAATGCTCTCAACGACGAGATCGAAGCGCTCAACAATATGGAGGCGCAATTTACTAACACAAGTTCCAGGATCGAACGATTGCGGGACGATTTCGCGATGTACGGTTTCCTGCCGCGAAATCGTCACATTGCGACCGATCCTTCGCAGGTGAATTTAAGCGATGCCGAATGGAGAGCGCTTACGCCAAACGACGGACAATTACCCAGCACCAGTTCTGCATCATCGATGCTGTCCTCGAGAATACACGATGATTTACATTCCGAATCTAGTGCATTCCCCAGCACAAGTGATGTCagagaaaatgaagaaaataacaCGGTATGGCCCGAAAATGCGAGTGGTACCGAGAACACTTCGAATACTTTGTCGAGAAATACAGGGAGGGCCATAAGAAGACGATTCGACGCCACAAACACAGAGGACGAACCGCCGAGGCGACGAAAAC TGTCAAGTCACTCAGCGTTTCAGCCAAACGTACCCAAATCCACGCAACGAGCGAGCTCACAGAATCAAGAGGCGTCAGCTAGTTCTTCTAGAGTAGATGAAACTGACAGAAATAATTTCCCTGACAATTTAAATAACGAATCGAACGGAAATAATGTCCAGAACAATAGAACATCAAGAATCACACAAAGCTCGCAAGAAACATCGAGGTCTCAAGAGCTCAATAATAG aAATTCAGTCAGGAGAGTGCTTTGGGATGCTTTCCAGCGAAATTTACACGTGGATCGGGTAGAAAATAACAACACTGGGCAACAAGTATCCTTGGATGATTCGGAGAATGGATATTGGCTCCTTGAAGAGAATAGTAATTCAGACTCAAATTTAGACGATACAAATTCTAATAGCAACTCAAACTCTCGTCGATGGACCAGCCGATGGATACAATTGGATAATTCAAGCAGAAACTCTGAATATACCAACGATGTACCAAACGAGCGAACTAATCCGAGATCTTTATCGGAAAATGGAGATCAGAATTTCAACGATAGACATAGAGATCAAAGAAATCACTTGTTATCGCCTGTATCTGCGAATCCTACTCGCTATGAACAACCGCCGTTGTTTCCGTTTAGAAGCTTGCGAGAAAACCAATCCCAGAGAATAGAACAAAATCAAATACCCTCCGGCAGCGATTCTAATAACGATGCTCACTCGCAAATGTCTAATTCAGGTACAGTGGAATTGACGGAAAACGTTAACGATCCCATTGCAGTAAGAATCGCTGACACAGAATCTGATCGCGAAAACATTCGATCGACAGTGATGGACAGGCAACAGCAGCAAAACCAGGATCAACGAAATAGAGATGACGCAAATCTTGATTCTAGCGATATAGATCCAATAATACTCGGTGCCGACAATATAGATCCGAGAGAGAGTTCACTAGGTGTTCGGCAAGGAATTCAATTGCTTAGTCGTCACATCGACAATATGCATCGTTTATGCCG agCACGCTTAGAGATAGTTCAGTTATGTCAAGTACGCAAAATGTGGGAAGATCTACAACGGCAAATACGATCGTTGCACGTGACAGTTCGAATAGAAAGGCAGAACAATGATCAAACGGAGGCGCAAAGAGACAATCCTGGTCCATCAACGTCGGGTGCGAGTTCATCAAATGAATCGGCGAAGAATTTTAAGAAAGCTCTTCTGGAGAATTATCAGAGAGAGAATAACAGCGAGAGTGATCGCGATGCCAGATCGTACATAGATCAGAGTCAACCGTCAACTTCGAGGGGAATTCCTGATCTTGATGGAAATTACGAGGACGAATCCCCTTCGTCCGGTAATCGTAACATCGAGGAGAGCACGACCAATATAAGTCTTTCGAATTTGTTGCCAAGTGACACCGAATTACGACGGATGCAGCGTCTCAAACTGAACGAAATGCTGGACGGCCTGTACGCACGGCTGACGTCACGCTGCCAAAATTGCGACTCTCACGTCACCGACGTCGCGCCGCGAGCGAAAAACGACGATCACACGTATGCCAATTTGACATCCGACGGCGACGTGCAATTACCTAGTATGTCCAGCGTTGTATCGAATATCGGAGCCAACTCCAATTTGCCGGCCGTTACCGCGATAACGACAACCACAGAACCGTTACCCAGCATTTCGAGTTTCGTCAATAGCATTGATCGCGCCAGCTCTAGCAGATCGACCCAAGTATCAGACACGAATGCTAATTACACAGAAATGGACGATGCAACTgctaacaataacaataatgacaacaataatgataatatcaaCGCTGATTCTCTTATACAAGGTTCAGCGAATCAAGATGGAACGAACTCAGCTTTTGCATCGCTCGAATCATCTGCTAATAATTGTAGTAGACAACGTGGTAAACAGAAATATCTCAG aCGTTTAAAGCTGTTGTCTCTGTTGAGGTCGCATCGCGGTACGAGACAAAATCTTAGAACTCAGACCAATAATCCGTTTCGTCATTGCGAGCATGTCAGAAGACCGTGGAATTTACGTAGAAATGCATCCCAGAGTAGTAGCAGCAATAATAACGACTGTTTAGATGCGGATATAGATAGAACGCGAAGCTCGAACACGTCTGAGTATTTACAAAAGATGATTCTACGATTGGAAACGTTAGTTCGACAGCAGAGAGCTTTAGCTCGGAACAGCAACAATAACAGAGGATCAGATGGTGATAATCGTCGATCAGAAACTAATAGAGACAACGACAATCGAGAAATGGAAGAAATTCGCGAAGCTACAAGATTGAGAGCCAG ACAAGTTCTTGGCTTGATGGTGAGATCTCTGATTCAATTCTTTGAAGTAACAAGATCAGGAAATGGCTCCCAAAGCAATGTTCTTTATGAACAAATGTATA aactgTATGTGCTATTACATTTGGCCCTGGAGCTAACAGACTTGCTGCTAGCACAGTTAGTGATAACGAGACGTGAACTGGAATCTAGTCAATATAGGTCTTTCACTACCGATTTATCGGTCAACAACCAGAACGAGGAAGCGCGCAGTAACAGTGTCGACAGCAGTTTACAGACGGAGAATAATCGCGGAAACGATAACGCGTCAAGACGAAATACGGATAGAGAATGGAGTATTCGCAATGCACCGAGTACATCTAGCCTGGAGTCCGCGGAGGATCTTTTCTCGATAAACAGAAATAGACGTTTCTGCCTTATGGCGCAACAATTGAAGCAACTGTTTCGCCAGAGAACACAAAACAGTAACAATAATTTGCCCGAGAATCAAAGTGATCCTGTAGTAGCTGCACCTAACAACGACAATGGCGATGACAGCAATTACGACGATAACGCTCAAAGCGAAGATAATCGGCATTCGACCTCCGAGCACGCTTTGTCAGCGGAGGTACAGAGTATCGTAGAAAGAATCCAGAGCAGCAGTTCGATCGACAACGACGAGGTCAGGACGGGAGTTGAGAATCGAATAATCGACGCTGCGCATAACTCGCGCGAATCGCGAAACTTCAATGACAGCTATCGACGGAATTATAGAAATGCCACGGTATCCGAACCGGCGATGAGAAGACGCGCTTATGAATCGAGAAACTCCCAAGAAAGGAATACCACTCTTAATGAAAGTTGGAGGAGTTACGTCTCTTCATCGGGAGACGAACAAAGCAGCATTAGATCCTCGCAGCAGAGACCTCGGTGGGCCCGTCAATATGCGCGTGACACAAACTCGGCGTCGTTTGAGCGCCGATATGGCAATTCCGACGCGAATTATTTGAGCGCGCCTAACAATCGCAGATTTTTCGGTAGGGGAGGCGCGTCCCTTCGACGAGAATTTAACGTGCCCGAATTGCAAGTGAACAGCGTGCCTGTGAATGATTTCGACTTTTCCGGTCATCTTCGAAGAAGAGACGCACCAATTATGTCGCCGCATATGCTTCCTCcgtacttaattaataatttcctcCATAACAATAGCGACAATAGAAACAACGTTCGGACAAACGAACCGACAGTACAACCCGGAGTAGGTTGGATTGGAGTGCCGAACAATAGCAGAAATAGG GTATTGGCATTCTGGCGCAATCGATTTGGACCTGTTTTTATACCTCGTTATTCTGAACTCACGGCTAATGGAGGATCACGAAGTGGAGAAGGTGCTGCTGGCAATCCTGGTGGTGGTAACGGTAGTAGCAGTAGCAGTAGTGGTGGCGGTGGTGGCGATGGCGATGGTGGCGGTGGTGACGATGGACCTGGTAGTgcaggaggaggaggaggaggaggaaatgGAGAGGGAGGACAAGAACCTGGAAATGATAATGATTATTTGGACATTGGTATTACCAATTACCAAATtg AAAGTATACCAGTGGGTATGTCGTTCAATTCAGCGTTGGAAGTGCAGAGTTATCGAGTACAAGCCTGGGACTTTTCGAATGGTGATATACCTGATATTACGGATC CTGACAAAAACGTTGTGGTGCGCGAGTGTAAGATTCATAATGATGCCTGTATCGATATATCCACAGATGGAAAGTTGCTAGCAACTCTTTTGCCATCGGGTCGTATTAATGTGACCACCATGTtag GTATTTACAGTCTGCAGTGGGAAACACTAGGAGAAAGGATTTATTCGACGAAAATTGATCAAACTGTAGTTTCTGTCTCGATGTCACCAACGCAACAACATCTCTTAGTAGGTTTGGGACGCAGAGTTCATATCCCCGCCAGGCCATTTCCAATGGCTCTAATCTACAAGTTAAAGGAGAAGCAACTTGACGACGAGAAAAATGTCTCGTCGACGGATTCGACTGTGGAATCTTCATATGATTCCTCTGACGTCGAGATTCTCGATGATAACATTTCTACAAATACTATCCCGAGACGAAACAACAATAATGTTGCCAGTTTAGTCAGCAGTTACAGGCCGAATTGGCGAGTACGAATGAGAACCGAGCTGGACATTAAACGTAACAGAGAAAGTATGGTGCTTATTCGAGAATTGCTACAAAGTAGCCGGGAAACCTCCTACATCAACAGCCTAAACTGCATTAGATGGGCGCCGCAGCCGGGTCAAGGGATGATCTATGCCACGAGTACCGGACAGTTAAATATTCTACAGTGA